The proteins below are encoded in one region of Phaseolus vulgaris cultivar G19833 chromosome 1, P. vulgaris v2.0, whole genome shotgun sequence:
- the LOC137816000 gene encoding uncharacterized protein: protein MSLLEVVGIMSTGLTFSVAFCLLAAENENNFLWALDRLKGLFFRVDSRPRVVVCDRDVALMNAIRMVFPKSYNLLCQFHIDKNVKAKCKILVHAREAWDQVMEVWGFVVDCDIVEAFEDRVNALRVVCSPWPIFVDYVMDTWLRPHKEKFVKAWIDKVMHLGNTTSNRVEAAHWSLKRVLHNLMGDLCFCLDSINKMIILQHNAIKASFQKSLHVVGHRFKVTTYKKLLGFVCKYDLNLISEEVDRVKSVGFDKTFEDIATEQYSSELSIDKEFEVIAKRFKQLEVAGKVNIKSKLQEIAFPEKTSIYAPDHKFPVGYHPYIVDVVDVKADGHCAYRDVAAQLGMGEESWVVVRMNLLKELSEWRQECVQLFGGDDRYEYLKKSLLVEHMSMAGTDK from the exons ATGTCGTTACTTGAGGTTGTTGGGATTATGTCTACAGGTTTGACTTTCTCCGTTGCATTTTGTTTACTAGCAgcagaaaatgaaaataattttttgtgggCCCTTGACAGACTTAAAGGGTTATTTTTTAGAGTTGATTCACGCCCTAGGGTGGTGGTATGTGATAGAGATGTTGCCTTAATGAATGCAATTAGAATGGTGTTTCCTAAATCTTATAATTTGCTCTGTCAAtttcacattgataaaaatgtgaaagcaaaatgtaaaatattggTGCATGCAAGAGAGGCATGGGATCAAGTAATGGAAGTGTGGGGATTTGTTGTGGATTGTGATATTGTTGAGGCCTTTGAAGATCGTGTCAATGCTCTTCGAGTTGTCTGTTCTCCATGGCCTATATTTGTTGATTATGTGATGGATACATGGTTACGTCcacataaagaaaaatttgtcaaGGCATGGATAGATAAGGTGATGCACTTAGGAAACACAACAAGTAATAGAGTTGAGGCGGCACATTGGAGCCTAAAGAGAGTTCTTCATAATTTGATGGGGGATTTATGTTTCTGCTTGGATTCCATCAATAAGATGATTATTTTACAACATAATGCAATCAAAGCTTCATTCCAAAAGAGTCTGCATGTGGTTGGACATCGGTTTAAGGTTACAACTTACAAAAAATTGTTAGGTTTTGTGTGTAAATATGATTTGAACCTTATTTCGGAAGAGGTTGATAGGGTTAAATCAGTGGGGTTTGATAAAA CTTTTGAAGACATTGCAACTGAACAATATTCATCTGAGTTGTCAATTGATAAAGAGTTTGAGGTCATCGCGAAGCGGTTCAAACAGTTGGAAGTTGCAGGTAAGGTTAACATCAAAAGTAAATTGCAGGAGATTGCCTTTCCAGAGAAGACATCTATTTACGCACCAGATCATAAG TTCCCTGTAGGGTATCATCCATACATTGTTGATGTTGTCGACGTTAAGGCTGATGGCCATTGTGCCTACCGTGATGTTGCTGCCCAATTGGGAATGGGAGAGGAGTCATGGGTTGTTGTTCGAatgaatttgttaaaagaacTAAGTGAATGGAGACAAGAATGTGTTCAACTCTTTGGTGGTGATGATAGATATGAATACTTGAAGAAATCACTTCTAGTGGAACACATGTCTATG GCAGGAACAGATAAGTGA
- the LOC137816001 gene encoding protein MAIN-LIKE 2-like → MVRTRGEGSSNLDCVRSIASVRRKRGGPSTLVINEHFEDYIEQEEVEVDDEGYLGGPLDKSLLVNYEHHVARQLWNGLDRSELKVVSHGRKINKLGEPHECIQAGVELSGLGGLFHASYESLDRGLLCAFVERWHAETNSFHLPVGEMTVTLDDVSNLLHLPIVGHFYTQETLDSDSANDLLVESLHVDRALAYEETRHYRGAHVRMI, encoded by the exons ATGGTGAGGACTAGAGGTGAAGGAAGTTCTAATTTGGACTGTGTGCGGTCAATTGCATCGGTGAGAAGAAAACGGGGTGGCCCAAGTACTTTAGTTATAAATGAACACTTTGAAGATTATATTGAACAAGAAGAAGTTGAAGTGGATGATGAAGGCTATCTAGGAGGGCCATTGGATAAGTCCTTACTCGTTAATTATGAACATCATGTAGCCAGACAGTTGTGGAATGGTTTG GATCGTAGTGAGTTGAAGGTGGTTTCACATGGGAGGAAGATAAATAAGTTAGGAGAACCTCATGAGTGCATACAGGCTGGTGTAGAATTGTCTGGCCTAGGTGGTTTGTTTCATGCTAGTTATGAGAGTTTAGACCGAGGACTGTTGTGTGCTTTTGTAGAGAGGTGGCATGCAGAGACAAACAGTTTTCATTTACCGGTTGGGGAGATGACCGTCACTCTTGATGATGTGTCAAATTTGTTGCATTTACCCATTGTCGGTCATTTTTACACGCAGGAAACCTTAGATTCAGATTCGGCGAATGATTTATTGGTAGAATCCCTCCATGTTGACCGTGCACTTGCATATGAAGAAACAAGACACTATCGGGGAGCTCATGTGCGCATGATTTGA
- the LOC137816002 gene encoding protein MAIN-LIKE 1-like yields the protein MSDLGGLLHASYENLDRGLLCAFVERWHAETNNFHLPVGEMTITLDDVSNLLHLPIVGQFYTQQTLDADSTNDLLVEVFRVDCGVAFEETTHCQRAHVRLSWLRDVYEDACSRRQWVVAARAYLLHLVGCTIFADKSATSGWIYEHFSSIGIRRLQAQYFEDQPRCRMYEPGKVTSIVVARLQLDTLTLGSIRFSPYDEHREEHPFE from the exons ATGTCTGACTTAGGTGGTCTGCTTCATGCTAGCTATGAGAATTTAGATCGAGGATTGTTGTGTGCTTTTGTAGAGAGATGGCATGCTGAGACAAACAACTTTCATTTACCGGTTGGGGAGATGACCATCACTCTTGATGATGTGTCAAATTTGTTGCATTTACCCATTGTCGGTCAATTTTACACACAACAGACCTTGGATGCAGATTCGACGAATGATTTATTGGTAGAAGTCTTCCGTGTTGACTGTGGAGTTGCATTTGAAGAAACAACACACTGTCAGAGAGCTCATGTGcgcctgagttggttaagagatGTGTATGAAGACGCATGCTCAAGGAGGCAGTGGGTTGTGGCTGCCAGAGCTTACTTACTTCACCTTGTCGGTTGCACTATCTTCGCCGACAAGAGTGCTACATCA GGGTGGATTTATGAGCACTTCTCGTCTATAGGGATAAGACGTTTGCAAGCTCAATATTTTGAAGACCAACCTCGGTGTAGGATGTATGAACCAGGAAAAGTTACTTCAATTGTTGTTGCTCGATTGCAGCTAGATACATTGACCCTAGGTTCCATTCGGTTTTCCCCATACGATGAGCACAGGGAAGAACATCCATTTGAGTGA